In Bacteroidales bacterium, the following proteins share a genomic window:
- a CDS encoding carbohydrate binding family 9 domain-containing protein produces the protein MKKCLHILLIIFVLICIPVELFSQQKTAFATRISQPPKIDGLLTDTCWALCDSVGDFYQYEPIYNIAASQKTVVRIAYDDEAVYIAARMYDTAPDSILKELGNRDDDDLNADKFGVEFDTYNMQTDAYTFMVWASGVQLDYRKNDETYSGVWHSAVKIHDWGWACEMKINYSALRFPKLDDQVWGLQIFRGIRRHREMDKWALEVKSSGNCLLQWGKLRGITGVKAPLRLSITPFISLYADHYPYNIKGQNNFSYSFSGGLDLKYGISECFTIDVTLLPDFSQVQSDYQVKNISAFETVYEEHRPFFTEAIDLFTLGDLFYTRRIGREPQGHYSVEDSLQDDEFIYKNPGQAKLLNAIKISGRNKNGTAIGVFNAITNNTYATVKDSLGNKRKILTEPLTNYNIFVFDQILKNNSKIYFVNTNVIRSRKYDDANVSLLGFNLNDRKNIFQIAASAALSQKFYVDSSENLNYKNNLGYKYDVSFNKISGRFQFSVYRNEMNHTYDANDMGLVLQNNITTTGATFKYNIYEPFWRLRHFYNTLNIYHTENFLAKRVEEFQIEYTGFLTTKKYLSITGTFTLSPLFVNNFHETRTPGRFFVMDRWFLANAFFSTDYRKTFAIDITLDYWQEINGDGIYYGITLNPIIVPTDNFAFDISCKYEGNYNDIGFVYNDDIGNIIMGKRDIITVENQLNARYVFKKDLSLSLQLRHYWAKGMYDQHYKLDNDGILITDPLLPLDKQYNFNFNAFNIDLMFYWEFAPGSSLHITYKNNIAKDSQIIVPSYFRNFRKIFYEKQLNSLSVKVLYYLDYQQVKRFIKKKKNHHDKSY, from the coding sequence ATGAAAAAATGTTTGCATATTCTGTTAATCATATTTGTCTTGATATGCATACCTGTTGAACTTTTTTCGCAGCAAAAAACTGCATTTGCAACTCGTATTAGCCAACCTCCTAAAATTGACGGTTTGCTGACAGATACCTGCTGGGCATTGTGTGATTCCGTGGGTGATTTCTACCAGTATGAACCTATTTATAACATAGCTGCTTCCCAAAAAACTGTTGTAAGAATTGCTTATGATGATGAAGCTGTATATATTGCTGCCAGGATGTACGATACGGCCCCCGATAGCATATTAAAAGAACTTGGGAACCGCGACGATGATGACCTGAATGCCGATAAATTCGGTGTGGAATTCGATACCTACAATATGCAGACGGATGCTTATACTTTCATGGTCTGGGCATCGGGGGTGCAACTTGATTACCGGAAAAACGACGAAACATATAGCGGTGTATGGCATAGTGCAGTAAAAATTCACGATTGGGGGTGGGCGTGTGAGATGAAGATAAATTATTCTGCTTTACGTTTTCCCAAGCTCGATGATCAAGTTTGGGGTTTGCAGATATTCAGGGGTATTCGCCGCCATAGAGAGATGGATAAATGGGCTCTGGAAGTGAAAAGTTCAGGCAATTGTTTGCTTCAGTGGGGAAAACTTCGCGGCATTACTGGGGTGAAAGCACCGCTAAGATTATCAATAACACCTTTCATTTCACTGTACGCAGACCATTACCCATATAATATCAAAGGACAAAATAATTTTTCCTATTCTTTTTCCGGTGGGCTTGATTTAAAATATGGCATCAGTGAGTGTTTTACTATAGATGTGACGCTGCTGCCCGATTTCAGCCAGGTGCAATCGGATTATCAGGTAAAAAATATCTCTGCTTTCGAAACGGTGTATGAAGAACACCGCCCCTTTTTTACCGAAGCCATTGACTTGTTTACGCTTGGCGATCTGTTTTATACCCGGCGCATTGGCCGGGAGCCGCAGGGACATTATTCTGTGGAAGACTCTTTGCAGGATGATGAGTTTATATATAAAAATCCCGGACAGGCAAAACTGCTGAATGCCATAAAAATTTCAGGGCGTAACAAAAACGGGACAGCCATTGGGGTGTTTAATGCCATAACCAATAACACTTATGCAACAGTAAAAGATTCTTTGGGAAATAAGCGGAAAATACTTACCGAGCCGTTAACCAATTATAACATTTTTGTGTTCGACCAGATTTTAAAGAACAATTCAAAAATTTATTTTGTGAATACCAATGTCATCAGAAGCAGAAAATATGATGATGCTAATGTTTCGCTTCTGGGCTTTAACTTAAACGACAGAAAAAATATATTCCAAATTGCAGCTTCCGCTGCACTCAGCCAGAAGTTTTATGTTGATAGTTCCGAAAACCTTAATTATAAAAATAATCTGGGATATAAATATGATGTTTCTTTTAATAAGATTAGCGGACGCTTTCAGTTCTCAGTTTACCGCAACGAGATGAACCATACCTATGATGCCAACGATATGGGCCTGGTGCTTCAAAACAACATAACTACCACGGGAGCTACTTTTAAATACAATATTTATGAGCCTTTCTGGAGACTACGTCATTTTTATAATACTTTGAATATTTATCATACCGAAAATTTTCTTGCTAAAAGAGTTGAAGAATTTCAAATAGAATATACAGGCTTTTTGACGACAAAAAAATACCTCAGTATTACGGGTACTTTTACTCTTAGTCCACTATTTGTAAATAACTTTCACGAAACCAGGACTCCAGGAAGGTTTTTTGTGATGGATCGCTGGTTTCTTGCAAATGCTTTTTTTTCAACGGACTATCGTAAAACTTTTGCCATTGACATCACACTGGATTACTGGCAGGAAATAAACGGAGATGGAATTTATTATGGTATAACACTGAACCCCATCATTGTGCCTACAGATAATTTTGCTTTTGACATAAGCTGTAAATATGAGGGAAACTATAATGATATTGGATTTGTTTACAATGATGACATAGGAAATATCATCATGGGCAAAAGGGATATAATTACTGTCGAAAATCAGTTGAATGCTCGTTATGTTTTTAAGAAAGACCTCTCTCTGAGTTTGCAGTTGAGGCATTACTGGGCAAAAGGAATGTACGACCAACATTATAAATTGGATAATGACGGCATATTGATAACGGATCCATTATTGCCACTAGACAAGCAATATAATTTTAATTTCAATGCTTTCAACATTGACCTGATGTTTTACTGGGAGTTTGCTCCGGGCAGCAGCCTGCACATCACATATAAGAATAATATTGCTAAAGACAGCCAGATTATTGTTCCATCATATTTCAGAAACTTCAGAAAAATATTTTACGAAAAACAGTTAAATTCGCTTTCTGTTAAGGTTCTTTATTATCTCGATTATCAACAAGTGAAAAGATTTATTAAAAAGAAAAAAAACCATCATGATAAAAGTTATTAA
- a CDS encoding PadR family transcriptional regulator — MDIENSKAQMRKGILEYCILSIVAEKDVYASDIIERMKEAHLIVVEGTLYPLMTRLKNDGLLSYRWEESKSGPPRKYYTLTESGKEFLESLDESWKELVNSVKLITKKNK; from the coding sequence ATGGATATCGAAAATTCAAAAGCACAAATGCGAAAAGGGATACTCGAGTATTGCATACTTTCCATAGTGGCCGAAAAAGATGTATATGCTTCGGATATTATTGAGCGCATGAAGGAAGCTCACCTGATTGTTGTAGAAGGCACATTATACCCTCTGATGACACGCTTGAAAAATGACGGCCTGTTAAGCTACCGCTGGGAAGAATCGAAATCGGGACCACCGCGTAAATATTATACACTGACCGAAAGCGGGAAGGAATTTCTTGAAAGCCTTGACGAGAGCTGGAAAGAACTTGTTAACTCCGTAAAACTGATAACCAAAAAAAATAAATAA
- the gcvT gene encoding glycine cleavage system aminomethyltransferase GcvT has product MKSTALCKIHEAAGAKMVEFAGFYMPIQYEGLMVEHENVRKALGVFDVSHMGEFWVEGPKALDFIQYVTSNDASKLIDGKVQYSCFPNGQGGIVDDLLVYRFGPEKFLLVVNAANIDKDWAWVNKNNPFGAKLTNASDETSQLAIQGPLALKAMQKLTDTTVTDMEYYTFKVLKFAGIDNVLFSTTGYTGSGGCEIYFPNQYAEVMWNAVMEAGKEFGIKPIGLAARDTLRLEMGFCLYGNDINDTTSPIEAGLGWITKFTDEKNFIDKEYNLKLKTEGVSRKFIGFEMIDRGIPRQHYEICDAEGNIIGEVTSGTMGPSVQKGVGMGYVKTAFAKADTEIFIKIREKLLKAKVVKLPFYKG; this is encoded by the coding sequence ATGAAAAGTACAGCATTATGCAAGATTCATGAGGCAGCCGGAGCCAAAATGGTAGAATTCGCCGGTTTTTACATGCCCATTCAGTATGAAGGTTTAATGGTTGAACACGAAAATGTCCGTAAGGCATTGGGAGTTTTTGATGTTTCACACATGGGGGAATTTTGGGTGGAAGGGCCCAAAGCACTTGATTTTATTCAGTATGTTACTTCCAATGATGCATCAAAATTGATTGATGGAAAAGTTCAATATTCCTGTTTCCCCAACGGGCAGGGCGGAATAGTCGATGACTTGCTCGTTTACCGCTTCGGACCCGAAAAATTTCTGCTCGTAGTCAATGCTGCCAACATTGACAAAGACTGGGCATGGGTAAACAAAAACAATCCTTTCGGAGCTAAACTCACCAATGCCTCTGACGAAACTTCCCAACTTGCCATTCAGGGGCCGCTAGCACTAAAAGCCATGCAGAAACTCACCGATACCACTGTCACTGATATGGAATATTACACTTTCAAAGTATTGAAGTTTGCAGGAATTGATAATGTTCTTTTCTCTACCACAGGTTACACCGGTTCAGGCGGCTGCGAGATTTATTTTCCAAACCAGTATGCCGAAGTGATGTGGAATGCTGTGATGGAAGCCGGAAAAGAATTCGGCATAAAACCCATAGGCCTTGCTGCCCGAGATACCCTGCGCCTTGAGATGGGCTTCTGCCTCTATGGCAACGATATCAACGACACCACCTCTCCTATTGAAGCCGGGCTGGGCTGGATTACAAAATTTACCGATGAAAAGAATTTTATTGATAAAGAATATAACCTCAAACTTAAAACTGAAGGCGTTAGCCGTAAGTTTATCGGTTTTGAAATGATTGACCGTGGAATTCCCCGCCAGCATTATGAAATATGCGATGCAGAAGGAAATATTATAGGGGAAGTAACATCCGGCACCATGGGCCCGTCGGTACAAAAAGGCGTTGGAATGGGTTATGTTAAAACCGCCTTTGCAAAAGCTGATACCGAAATTTTTATAAAAATCCGGGAAAAACTGCTGAAAGCAAAAGTTGTTAAACTACCTTTCTACAAAGGGTAA
- the sucC gene encoding ADP-forming succinate--CoA ligase subunit beta produces the protein MNLHEYQAKELLKKYNVKVPEGLVANSPEEAKNVAKLIYTKTGSEKFAVKAQIHAGGRGKGGGVKIASNFTEVYDYTTQIIGMQLITPQTKAEGKKVNKVLIEQNIYYPGPGQIQEFYVSILLNRQSGRNIVMYSPRGGMDIEKVAEETPDQIFIEEIHPSLGIQSFQCRRIAFNLGLSGEAYKNMLPFIKCLYNAYIGYDLSLLEINPVIKASDDKIFAADAKMVADNNALFRHCVIANMRDFTEENPTEVEAGKYGLNFIKLDGNVGCMVNGAGLAMATMDIIKLSGGSPANFLDVGGSADARRVEEAFRIILSDTNVKAILVNIFGGIVRCDRVANGIVDAYKSIGEIKVPIIVRLQGTNAKEAKDIIDKSGLKVFSAIQLQEAADLVNKVLKN, from the coding sequence ATGAATCTACACGAATATCAGGCTAAAGAATTATTAAAAAAATACAACGTGAAAGTCCCGGAGGGTTTGGTTGCCAACTCACCGGAAGAAGCCAAGAATGTTGCAAAACTTATCTATACCAAAACAGGCTCCGAAAAATTTGCTGTAAAAGCGCAAATACATGCCGGAGGCCGTGGCAAAGGAGGGGGCGTAAAAATTGCTTCAAATTTTACGGAAGTTTATGATTATACAACACAGATTATAGGAATGCAGCTTATAACACCTCAAACCAAAGCTGAAGGGAAAAAAGTCAACAAAGTACTGATTGAACAAAATATTTATTATCCAGGGCCAGGCCAGATACAGGAATTCTATGTCAGCATTTTACTGAACCGGCAAAGCGGAAGAAATATTGTGATGTATTCACCACGGGGTGGTATGGATATTGAAAAGGTTGCTGAGGAAACACCTGATCAAATCTTCATAGAAGAGATACATCCTTCTTTGGGCATACAATCTTTCCAATGCCGTAGAATTGCTTTTAATCTTGGATTATCGGGGGAAGCTTACAAAAACATGTTACCGTTCATTAAATGCCTTTACAATGCCTATATAGGTTATGATCTTTCCTTATTAGAAATCAACCCTGTTATAAAAGCTTCCGACGACAAAATATTTGCCGCCGATGCCAAAATGGTTGCAGATAATAATGCACTATTTCGTCATTGTGTCATTGCAAATATGCGCGACTTCACCGAAGAAAACCCAACCGAAGTAGAAGCAGGAAAATATGGGTTGAATTTCATCAAACTTGATGGTAATGTAGGCTGCATGGTAAATGGTGCCGGGCTAGCCATGGCTACTATGGATATCATTAAACTCTCGGGCGGCTCTCCTGCCAATTTTCTTGATGTAGGAGGTTCTGCCGATGCCCGGCGAGTTGAAGAAGCTTTCCGTATCATACTTTCCGACACTAATGTCAAGGCCATTCTCGTCAACATCTTTGGAGGTATCGTCAGGTGCGACCGCGTAGCCAATGGCATAGTGGATGCCTATAAAAGTATTGGTGAAATAAAAGTGCCTATCATTGTGCGGCTGCAAGGCACCAACGCTAAAGAAGCCAAAGACATCATCGACAAATCAGGACTGAAAGTGTTTTCAGCCATACAACTACAGGAAGCAGCTGATTTGGTAAATAAGGTGTTGAAGAATTAA
- a CDS encoding PspC domain-containing protein: MNKTISINIGGLFFQIDEEAYKLLENYLNSLKKHFENTEGKEEILQDIESRISEIFQSKIEKGQALILPADVEEAIKILGKPDDIGDSEDQKENKKEKSTNFKKRLYRDEDDKVLGGVCSGLGHYLNIDPVWFRIFFIVALFIFGSSALIYLILWIIIPKATTTEEKLNMKGEPMTISEIQENIENEFQDLKSRFKEMKNDASHHSRREFHEMKRKMRRTKKEEAYSRRLRRMAAEISKPQTVKTPSTGFGSVFGEILYYFLRALLIFVGIVLLIIGIVLTLGLVLSMTASDTVLFFTKWGITSISLPALSGFFFENTWQEQMAVLSLIMLIGVPLLMMIINSIRLILGYKKRIRFLSASASLLWLCGLILGIILSIKIIGSFSEKTYSKKEITLPQNFKMLTVGVSHKILNEDVLPFDDDFMRSEEHERFIFKNCFLAGTREHPFIYGFPRLKIAPSKSGEYKLTVLRYAKGESINQAFERAGRIIYNVTVADSTISLDNYFMLPEKSKWRNQNIRLILEVPEGKSVFLNDDLRKLVYDSDNQDYSWDFSMTGKKMYMVDGRLTSDVVVVTDTVKIIK, encoded by the coding sequence ATGAATAAAACAATTTCAATTAACATCGGTGGTTTGTTCTTTCAGATTGATGAAGAAGCTTATAAACTGCTTGAGAATTATCTCAATTCTCTGAAAAAGCATTTTGAGAACACCGAAGGCAAAGAGGAGATCCTTCAGGACATTGAAAGCCGGATTTCAGAAATCTTCCAAAGTAAAATTGAAAAAGGGCAGGCACTCATTTTACCTGCTGATGTGGAAGAAGCTATTAAAATTCTCGGGAAACCGGATGATATAGGTGATTCAGAAGATCAGAAAGAGAATAAGAAAGAAAAGTCCACTAATTTCAAAAAACGCCTTTACCGTGATGAAGATGACAAAGTGCTGGGCGGAGTATGCTCGGGTTTGGGCCATTACCTGAACATTGACCCGGTGTGGTTCAGGATATTTTTTATTGTAGCATTATTTATTTTCGGCTCCAGTGCACTGATATATCTTATACTCTGGATAATTATCCCGAAAGCCACCACTACCGAAGAAAAGCTAAACATGAAAGGCGAGCCGATGACTATTTCTGAAATACAGGAAAATATTGAAAACGAATTTCAGGATTTGAAATCGCGCTTTAAAGAAATGAAAAACGATGCCTCCCATCATTCCCGAAGAGAATTTCATGAGATGAAGCGTAAAATGCGCCGCACAAAAAAAGAGGAAGCCTATTCCCGACGTCTGCGCCGTATGGCAGCGGAAATAAGCAAACCTCAAACAGTGAAAACGCCATCAACTGGTTTTGGCAGCGTTTTTGGCGAAATACTCTATTATTTTCTGAGGGCGCTATTGATTTTTGTCGGAATAGTGCTGCTGATTATCGGCATTGTGCTAACACTAGGTCTGGTGCTCTCAATGACCGCATCCGACACTGTCCTGTTTTTCACCAAATGGGGCATCACATCGATATCTCTGCCTGCTCTTTCTGGTTTTTTCTTTGAAAACACCTGGCAGGAACAAATGGCTGTTCTGTCACTCATAATGCTGATAGGCGTACCCTTACTGATGATGATAATCAACAGCATTCGCCTGATATTGGGGTATAAGAAACGCATACGTTTCCTGTCCGCATCAGCATCCCTGCTATGGCTTTGCGGACTGATACTCGGCATCATACTTTCCATAAAGATCATTGGAAGCTTCAGCGAAAAAACATACAGCAAAAAGGAAATTACGCTGCCGCAGAATTTTAAAATGCTTACAGTTGGCGTAAGTCATAAAATACTTAACGAAGATGTGCTACCGTTTGATGATGACTTTATGAGAAGCGAAGAACATGAGCGTTTTATTTTTAAAAATTGTTTCCTCGCAGGCACCCGCGAACATCCATTCATCTATGGTTTCCCAAGATTAAAAATAGCCCCTTCAAAATCGGGAGAATACAAACTGACGGTTTTACGATATGCCAAAGGCGAAAGTATAAATCAGGCATTTGAAAGAGCCGGGCGGATTATTTACAATGTAACAGTAGCTGATTCCACAATATCCCTTGACAATTATTTTATGCTGCCTGAAAAAAGCAAATGGCGCAACCAGAATATCCGCCTGATACTGGAAGTGCCCGAAGGCAAATCAGTATTTCTTAATGATGATTTAAGGAAACTGGTTTACGACAGCGACAATCAGGATTACAGCTGGGACTTCAGCATGACGGGAAAGAAAATGTATATGGTTGATGGCAGGCTAACCAGCGATGTTGTGGTCGTAACAGATACGGTAAAAATCATCAAATAA
- a CDS encoding ABC transporter ATP-binding protein — protein sequence MIKVINICKSYGSLKVLKGINMVISKGEIVAIAGASGAGKTTLLHIIGTLDNPDSGTLEINRMNTSSMSEKKLSVFRNRHIGFVFQFHHLLPEFTALENVCIPAYIAKVSKKDAERKAKDILDFLGMGGRLLHKPSQMSGGEQQRVAVARALINSPDVILADEPSGNLDSANAKELHNLFFNLREKFNQTFIIVTHNTEFAAMSDRIMLIKDGLIQV from the coding sequence ATGATAAAAGTTATTAATATTTGTAAAAGCTACGGGTCATTAAAGGTTTTAAAAGGTATTAACATGGTTATCTCTAAAGGTGAGATTGTAGCTATTGCAGGGGCTTCAGGCGCTGGAAAAACCACACTGTTACACATCATCGGCACACTGGATAACCCCGACTCAGGAACTTTGGAAATTAACAGGATGAATACGTCTTCTATGAGTGAAAAAAAATTATCTGTTTTTCGCAACCGCCATATTGGATTTGTTTTTCAATTTCACCACTTACTCCCAGAGTTCACGGCTTTGGAAAATGTTTGCATACCGGCATATATTGCAAAGGTTTCAAAAAAAGATGCAGAGCGAAAAGCAAAAGATATTCTTGATTTTTTAGGAATGGGCGGCCGACTGTTGCATAAACCCTCGCAGATGTCGGGTGGCGAACAACAACGTGTAGCAGTTGCCCGTGCATTAATAAACAGTCCCGACGTGATACTTGCCGACGAACCTTCAGGAAACCTGGATTCGGCAAATGCAAAAGAACTTCATAATTTGTTTTTTAACCTAAGAGAAAAGTTCAACCAGACTTTTATCATTGTTACCCACAATACAGAGTTTGCTGCCATGTCAGACCGTATCATGTTAATTAAAGACGGTTTGATACAAGTATAA
- a CDS encoding polysaccharide biosynthesis protein — protein MISSRLNLPRWLIFLIDLLICAASVVLAYMLRFNFELPEKDANALPKVLIFVVAIRAVSFFIARTYAGIILYTSTKDAVRIVTVTTVGSIIFVLTDLTTFFLINGINFIPYSIIIIDFITTTLALSAFRILVKITYMEMNNPSSKKTNVLIYGAGESGLISKRSLDRDAGTKYKVLGFIDDDPKKIGLKIEDVPIYGPDKLEKLLENNAIEHLIISIQNIKPAKKQEIIETCLTYNTKVLNVPPVSKWINGELSFKQIKKINIEDLLERDEIRLDENKVQKELLDRCILVTGAAGSIGSEIVRQLARFSPKQIILIDQAESPLYHLELELNEKFPNVNFEIIICDVNHKVRMRKIMEAFLPQIIYHAAAYKHVPMMENNPVEAVFTNVLGTRIIADLAIEFKTEKFVMVSTDKAVNPTSVMGATKRIAEIYTQSLNSKNSTRFITTRFGNVLGSNGSVIPLFREQIEKGGPVTITHAEVTRYFMTIPEACQLVLEAGAMGEGGEIYIFDMGKSVKILDLAKKMIKLSRLELGKDIQIKYTGLRPGEKLYEELLNDKENTLPTYHPQIMIARVSESDYKTISNQLDELEKLLYQHDNMQIVKKMKEIVAEFKSQNSVYVKLD, from the coding sequence ATGATATCCTCACGGCTTAATTTACCCCGCTGGCTGATTTTTCTTATAGACCTGCTGATATGTGCGGCATCGGTGGTGTTAGCGTATATGCTGCGCTTTAATTTCGAGCTTCCCGAAAAAGATGCCAATGCCCTGCCCAAAGTGTTGATTTTTGTTGTAGCTATTCGGGCTGTTTCGTTTTTCATTGCCCGTACCTACGCCGGAATAATATTATACACCAGTACAAAAGATGCAGTAAGAATAGTGACCGTTACAACTGTAGGAAGTATAATTTTCGTTTTAACCGACCTAACAACTTTTTTCCTGATAAATGGCATCAACTTTATTCCTTATTCAATAATTATCATTGACTTTATCACCACCACTTTGGCATTGTCGGCTTTCCGTATATTAGTGAAAATTACTTACATGGAAATGAACAATCCTTCGAGTAAAAAGACAAACGTGTTGATTTATGGTGCAGGCGAAAGCGGGCTTATTTCCAAGCGTTCACTCGACCGTGATGCAGGTACAAAATACAAAGTGCTCGGTTTTATTGATGATGATCCTAAAAAAATCGGACTAAAGATAGAAGACGTCCCGATATACGGCCCCGATAAACTTGAAAAACTCCTTGAAAACAATGCCATAGAGCATCTGATTATTTCAATTCAAAACATTAAGCCGGCAAAAAAACAGGAGATTATTGAAACCTGTCTTACTTATAACACCAAAGTGCTGAATGTGCCCCCGGTAAGCAAATGGATAAACGGCGAACTGAGCTTTAAGCAAATTAAAAAAATCAATATTGAAGATTTGCTCGAACGGGATGAAATTCGTTTGGATGAGAACAAAGTGCAAAAGGAACTGCTGGATAGATGTATTTTGGTTACCGGTGCTGCTGGCTCTATAGGCAGCGAAATTGTAAGGCAGCTTGCCCGTTTTTCGCCAAAACAAATCATCCTGATTGACCAGGCCGAATCGCCATTATACCACCTGGAGCTGGAACTGAATGAAAAATTTCCGAATGTAAATTTTGAAATCATTATCTGCGATGTCAACCATAAGGTGCGGATGCGCAAAATTATGGAGGCCTTTTTGCCGCAAATTATTTATCATGCTGCAGCATACAAACACGTTCCGATGATGGAGAACAACCCGGTGGAAGCAGTTTTTACAAATGTTTTAGGAACAAGGATAATAGCAGATTTAGCTATCGAATTTAAGACAGAAAAATTTGTGATGGTCTCCACCGATAAAGCAGTGAATCCTACCAGTGTGATGGGCGCCACCAAGCGTATTGCAGAAATTTACACCCAGTCGCTCAATAGTAAAAACTCTACTCGATTTATCACTACGCGTTTTGGCAATGTACTGGGATCCAACGGCTCGGTAATACCCTTGTTCCGTGAGCAAATTGAAAAAGGTGGACCTGTTACTATCACCCACGCAGAGGTTACGCGCTACTTCATGACAATCCCCGAAGCCTGCCAATTAGTGCTGGAAGCAGGAGCTATGGGAGAGGGTGGTGAAATATACATTTTTGATATGGGCAAATCGGTGAAGATACTTGATTTGGCGAAAAAGATGATAAAACTCTCTCGGCTTGAACTTGGGAAGGACATCCAGATAAAATATACCGGCCTGCGCCCCGGAGAAAAGCTGTATGAAGAACTGCTCAACGACAAAGAAAATACTCTTCCAACTTATCATCCTCAGATCATGATAGCTCGTGTTTCGGAAAGCGATTATAAAACTATTTCAAACCAACTGGATGAACTTGAAAAACTGCTTTACCAGCATGACAATATGCAGATTGTTAAAAAGATGAAAGAAATAGTTGCAGAGTTTAAGAGCCAGAACTCGGTGTATGTGAAGCTGGATTAG